A single window of Pirellulaceae bacterium DNA harbors:
- a CDS encoding Gfo/Idh/MocA family oxidoreductase — translation MSLTAEQKQIGADNYYEALGVHRRDFLKGVGLAGVVSGAGLGAMYFGYGTSVANPVRVGVIGTGDEGSVLIGAMNPNYVQVKAICDIRPYNRHRAFHGDWTSDGTLAARPGLMEVFDWKTEDEAKKNVSVYTDYNELLKDPDIEAVVIATPLFTHAPIAIAAMNAGKHVLTEKLMGYDVGVCKDMARVSKSTDRLLATGHQRHYSVLYDNAVSLLQWGMLGEIHHIRAQWHRGNLPGKDSWKQPLPGGEMYADGKMRDDIKTRLDRLENASKKTDLTPQEVAKLEKQVAQWAAWNADREMNPEDYGYEQMTLSDGRKRSAMEELCRWRLWDRTGGGLMAELGSHQLDAASIFISALRNDGKKAHPLSVHAVGGRHIFPVDRDAHDHVYCTFEFPGPGYEAKPDDPMAYGYQDKRTGVDATKGIAPYETDPNKRIVMTYSSINGNGYGGYGEVVLGTKGTLVLEREKEVMLYKKEDTSSRISVKDDKGGPTMDSYETGAGSAAAVAQSADTGPISRGYTEEMEHWAWCIRNPDPENQPRCMPEVALGDAVIALTCNVAMKKAAKGEGGYVQFDEAWFDINSDATPDGSKPVQS, via the coding sequence ATGAGTTTGACTGCTGAGCAGAAGCAAATTGGCGCTGACAATTACTACGAGGCATTGGGTGTCCACCGTCGTGATTTTTTAAAGGGCGTGGGGTTGGCCGGTGTTGTCTCGGGTGCTGGTTTGGGCGCGATGTACTTTGGCTACGGGACAAGCGTGGCTAACCCAGTGCGAGTGGGAGTGATTGGCACGGGCGACGAGGGAAGCGTGTTGATCGGCGCTATGAATCCTAACTATGTGCAGGTCAAAGCGATTTGCGACATTCGCCCTTACAATCGGCATCGCGCGTTTCATGGCGACTGGACGAGTGATGGGACCTTGGCAGCCCGCCCGGGTTTGATGGAAGTATTCGATTGGAAAACCGAAGACGAAGCGAAGAAGAACGTCAGTGTTTACACGGATTACAACGAGTTATTGAAGGATCCCGACATTGAGGCCGTGGTGATTGCCACACCATTGTTTACGCATGCACCAATTGCGATTGCAGCCATGAACGCCGGAAAGCATGTGCTTACCGAAAAGTTAATGGGCTACGATGTCGGTGTTTGCAAAGATATGGCCCGCGTTTCTAAGTCGACAGACAGGCTGTTGGCGACTGGTCATCAACGTCATTACAGCGTGCTCTATGACAATGCCGTCAGCTTGCTGCAGTGGGGCATGCTTGGTGAAATCCATCACATTCGTGCACAATGGCATCGGGGTAATTTGCCGGGCAAAGACAGCTGGAAACAGCCATTGCCGGGAGGCGAGATGTATGCAGATGGCAAGATGCGCGACGACATCAAAACTCGTCTGGACCGTCTGGAAAATGCGTCTAAGAAGACTGATTTGACCCCTCAGGAGGTTGCTAAGCTAGAAAAACAGGTCGCACAATGGGCGGCCTGGAATGCCGATCGTGAAATGAATCCTGAGGATTATGGTTACGAACAGATGACGCTCTCTGATGGACGTAAACGGTCGGCCATGGAAGAGCTCTGTCGTTGGCGACTCTGGGACCGAACGGGTGGTGGTTTAATGGCCGAACTGGGCAGTCACCAACTCGATGCGGCTTCGATTTTCATCAGTGCACTTCGCAACGATGGTAAAAAAGCTCATCCGCTCAGCGTCCACGCAGTCGGTGGACGGCATATTTTCCCCGTCGATCGTGATGCTCATGATCACGTCTACTGCACCTTTGAGTTCCCCGGGCCTGGGTACGAGGCCAAGCCAGATGACCCGATGGCGTATGGCTACCAGGATAAGCGAACGGGTGTTGACGCGACAAAGGGAATTGCACCGTACGAAACGGATCCCAACAAACGAATTGTGATGACTTATTCAAGCATCAACGGGAACGGCTATGGTGGTTACGGTGAAGTGGTTTTGGGAACCAAGGGGACTTTGGTTCTCGAGCGTGAAAAAGAAGTCATGCTTTATAAAAAAGAAGACACCTCCAGTCGGATTTCCGTGAAGGATGACAAGGGAGGACCGACAATGGACTCCTACGAAACTGGAGCGGGTTCGGCCGCCGCAGTGGCACAATCCGCCGACACGGGTCCGATCAGTCGGGGTTATACGGAAGAGATGGAGCACTGGGCTTGGTGCATCCGCAACCCCGATCCGGAAAACCAGCCCCGCTGCATGCCCGAAGTGGCGCTCGGCGACGCCGTGATCGCCCTGACCTGCAATGTGGCGATGAAAAAAGCGGCGAAGGGAGAAGGCGGCTACGTGCAATTTGATGAGGCCTGGTTCGACATCAACAGTGACGCAACGCCCGACGGTTCCAAACCCGTCCAGTCGTAA
- a CDS encoding DoxX family protein, with product MLLLRLGTGWHFFKEGAKKFHGESFTSVYFLQSAKGPLADFYKSMIPDRQGRERLNQEKTKGFWKQYSAQAGAHFGFDEDQQKRANKERDRYVKRLAAFYYDNGTDIQEYLLECDRLEKAKADTMSNVEFQRDWIASKESELAGKVRPWLASIEMLGEQLQGGFHKIATDEQLQRGEFPITNRSEMFVDTIVKYVVIGVGVLLILGLFTRIAALAGMGFLLSVMSTQPPWVATANTEYFYYQMVEILALLVLMAFNAGRFAGLDFLVYAARVRCCPPKTTET from the coding sequence TTGCTTTTGCTCCGACTGGGAACCGGCTGGCATTTCTTTAAGGAAGGTGCCAAAAAGTTCCACGGGGAAAGCTTTACTTCGGTTTATTTTCTCCAATCCGCAAAAGGTCCGCTCGCTGACTTTTACAAATCAATGATTCCCGACCGGCAGGGAAGAGAACGACTGAATCAAGAAAAAACGAAGGGTTTTTGGAAGCAATACAGCGCGCAAGCTGGTGCGCACTTTGGCTTCGATGAAGATCAGCAAAAGCGCGCCAATAAAGAGCGTGATCGCTATGTCAAACGGCTTGCCGCGTTCTATTATGACAACGGTACCGATATTCAAGAATACTTGTTGGAATGTGACCGCCTCGAAAAGGCGAAAGCGGATACAATGAGTAATGTGGAGTTCCAGCGAGATTGGATCGCTTCCAAAGAGTCTGAGTTAGCTGGAAAGGTCCGACCTTGGCTCGCATCGATTGAGATGTTGGGCGAGCAGTTGCAGGGTGGTTTCCACAAAATTGCGACCGACGAGCAACTCCAACGAGGGGAATTTCCTATCACTAACCGATCGGAGATGTTTGTTGATACGATTGTCAAGTACGTCGTCATTGGCGTCGGTGTTTTACTGATACTGGGATTGTTCACTCGCATCGCTGCCCTGGCGGGAATGGGTTTTCTGCTGTCGGTCATGTCGACGCAGCCTCCCTGGGTGGCCACTGCCAACACGGAATACTTCTATTACCAAATGGTTGAAATACTTGCGTTGCTTGTATTGATGGCCTTTAACGCGGGGCGTTTTGCTGGACTGGATTTTTTGGTCTACGCTGCCCGTGTGCGTTGCTGTCCACCGAAGACAACCGAGACTTAG
- a CDS encoding MATE family efflux transporter, giving the protein MNQQTSQVEHSLIRRWWLSSCGGRDVMQLALPLVLSTASWTLMHFVDRVFLTWHSTEAIAAAMPAGMLYFSVLCLPLGLAGYVNTFVAQYYGAARPESIGAIIWQGVLLGSLAIPLFALLIPAAPTIFQAANHGPQIAQFETVYFQALAFGAGGAVISAALSAFFTGLGNSRVVMVVDMAAALLNLSLDYLLIFGHAGLPELGIWGAGIATTISQWAKVVAYALIISKPEFRVPYRFIEGCRLDWPLMRRLLVYGSPSGIQLFLETLAFTAFLFLIGRLGPIPLAATTIGFSINSFAFVPMLGLGIAVTTLVGQQLGRQKPRLAERATYSAFLLGGVYVGGMALLYLTCPKLFLLVHAAGSDAEFAKLSAICAVLLRFVALYCFLDMMHIVFVSAIKGAGDTRFVLLITLIVSPLPVLLAYLGLTVWNWGLFTFWGVITGWISMLGLIYLFRFRQGKWKQMSVLDLTPDETITKWNPSP; this is encoded by the coding sequence ATGAACCAGCAGACGTCACAAGTTGAGCATTCGCTAATCCGTCGCTGGTGGCTGAGTTCTTGTGGCGGGCGCGATGTAATGCAGCTCGCTTTACCGCTGGTGTTGTCAACAGCTTCTTGGACGCTGATGCACTTCGTGGATCGGGTCTTCTTGACTTGGCATTCCACCGAGGCGATTGCTGCTGCGATGCCCGCCGGGATGCTCTATTTTTCCGTGCTGTGTCTGCCGCTTGGCTTGGCGGGCTATGTGAATACCTTCGTTGCTCAGTACTACGGAGCCGCCCGTCCGGAGAGCATCGGTGCGATCATTTGGCAAGGTGTGCTGTTGGGATCCTTGGCGATTCCACTGTTTGCGCTGCTGATTCCCGCGGCTCCCACCATTTTTCAGGCAGCCAATCACGGCCCGCAGATCGCCCAGTTCGAGACCGTTTACTTTCAAGCATTGGCCTTTGGTGCAGGAGGGGCCGTAATCTCGGCAGCTCTTTCCGCCTTTTTCACGGGCTTGGGGAATTCACGTGTTGTGATGGTTGTCGATATGGCAGCTGCATTGCTGAACCTGTCACTCGATTATTTACTGATTTTTGGTCATGCTGGGCTTCCTGAATTGGGTATTTGGGGAGCGGGGATCGCGACAACAATCAGCCAGTGGGCCAAGGTGGTCGCCTATGCATTGATCATCAGCAAGCCGGAGTTTCGTGTTCCCTATCGATTTATCGAGGGCTGCCGCTTGGACTGGCCGTTAATGCGCCGCTTGCTTGTGTATGGATCACCGAGCGGAATCCAGCTGTTTCTCGAAACGCTTGCGTTTACCGCTTTTCTGTTCTTGATCGGTCGACTCGGCCCGATACCCCTGGCAGCGACGACGATTGGCTTCAGCATCAATTCATTCGCCTTTGTGCCAATGCTGGGCTTAGGCATCGCCGTTACCACGCTTGTCGGACAGCAACTGGGCCGCCAAAAACCAAGGTTGGCTGAACGGGCTACCTATTCGGCTTTTTTACTCGGTGGAGTCTATGTCGGTGGCATGGCCCTGCTCTATCTCACCTGCCCCAAACTGTTCCTGTTGGTGCATGCTGCGGGTTCAGATGCTGAGTTTGCCAAACTTAGCGCCATTTGTGCCGTCTTACTACGATTCGTGGCCTTATACTGTTTTTTGGACATGATGCACATCGTGTTTGTGAGCGCCATCAAAGGGGCCGGCGACACGCGGTTCGTCTTGTTGATCACCCTGATCGTGTCACCCCTTCCAGTTTTGCTGGCTTATCTCGGCTTGACCGTTTGGAATTGGGGACTGTTCACGTTTTGGGGCGTGATCACCGGTTGGATCAGTATGCTAGGACTGATTTACCTTTTCCGCTTTCGACAAGGGAAATGGAAACAGATGAGCGTGCTGGATTTGACGCCTGACGAAACGATCACAAAATGGAATCCGAGCCCCTGA
- a CDS encoding D-2-hydroxyacid dehydrogenase: MTRRWNKFTRFLKSSSPLKLILKSMHPQHQRIALCFPVTIDHVGKIQACVPEWEVVDAGQDRIATEILDADIFCGHAKVPVPWPEVVSQGKLRWIQSSAAGMDHCLVPEVVASDIVVSSASGLFADQVAEQTLALLLGMIRSMPTFYRAQQQKDFTRRPTDDLHGKTVGIVGFGGNGRRIAETLAPMKVRILATDLFPETPPAGVESIWPADRLHELLAAADVVILCIPLNQQTRRLMGPAEFDRMKQGSYFINVARGQVVDESALVDALTSQHLRSAGLDVTETEPLPASSPLWQMPQVIITPHVGAQSADRVDLTVDFFCENLLRFAADRQVINLVDKQLGFPIPEHRPPR; encoded by the coding sequence ATGACGCGACGTTGGAACAAGTTTACTCGATTCCTGAAATCCTCATCCCCACTCAAACTCATTCTAAAATCTATGCATCCGCAACACCAACGTATCGCTCTCTGCTTTCCAGTCACCATCGATCATGTAGGAAAAATTCAGGCTTGTGTGCCAGAATGGGAGGTCGTGGACGCAGGACAGGATCGGATCGCAACCGAAATTCTCGACGCGGACATTTTCTGCGGCCACGCCAAAGTACCGGTTCCCTGGCCCGAGGTGGTTTCTCAGGGAAAACTTCGTTGGATCCAATCGTCGGCGGCCGGCATGGACCATTGCTTGGTCCCGGAAGTTGTCGCTTCCGACATTGTCGTCAGCAGCGCATCGGGTCTTTTTGCTGACCAAGTCGCCGAACAGACGTTAGCGCTGCTGTTGGGGATGATTCGCAGCATGCCAACCTTTTACCGTGCTCAACAGCAAAAGGACTTCACCCGACGGCCCACCGATGACCTGCATGGCAAAACGGTTGGCATTGTCGGTTTTGGGGGCAATGGCCGGCGGATCGCCGAAACGCTCGCACCGATGAAGGTTCGAATTCTCGCAACCGATTTGTTTCCGGAAACTCCGCCCGCTGGCGTCGAGTCCATCTGGCCGGCCGACCGACTCCATGAATTACTCGCCGCAGCGGATGTCGTCATCTTGTGCATCCCCCTCAATCAACAAACTCGTCGACTTATGGGCCCGGCGGAATTCGATCGGATGAAGCAAGGATCTTATTTTATAAATGTTGCTCGCGGACAAGTTGTTGACGAATCAGCCTTGGTGGATGCCCTGACTTCCCAACATTTACGGAGTGCGGGCTTGGATGTTACCGAGACCGAACCACTCCCTGCCTCCAGTCCGTTATGGCAAATGCCTCAGGTCATCATCACACCCCACGTCGGCGCTCAATCCGCCGATCGGGTGGATCTTACGGTCGATTTCTTTTGTGAGAACTTGCTGCGATTTGCCGCAGACCGCCAAGTCATCAATCTGGTCGACAAACAACTCGGTTTCCCAATTCCTGAACATCGGCCCCCCCGGTAA
- a CDS encoding serine/threonine-protein kinase, whose translation MNTTLHDINATVAFHDNLEADDSTADLVERYSSVVREQRLSWTTHQRWIRRLGKGGQGVVYLSERRGADQFTLPIAVKVFSPARYESSRSYEDAMERIAKVAARVAQIQQDNLLDVHNFIDRNRIRMMVMEWVDGYDLRQLLQNERVERVRERVSNRRWEYINRVVISPGPEQPRIRPGVAVAVLRDCLVALAALHREGIVHGDIKPANIMLKCTGNAKIVDIGSAFHVLDPPPLRTCTPKYAAPEVLEGSECTPRSDLASIGYVLIEMLSGKPIFGGLTAYKDLLEAKRILPKHLDSILPEEVTVNELLMNFCRGLIAPDPMRRFPSAEAADLVKEGAAAFHRQLVLMNLAAEYENEIRLWIEELKEMDGLADNR comes from the coding sequence ATGAACACCACACTTCACGACATCAACGCGACCGTCGCGTTTCACGACAATCTCGAAGCGGATGATTCCACGGCGGACCTGGTCGAGCGGTATTCGAGCGTTGTTCGGGAGCAGCGGCTTAGTTGGACAACCCATCAACGTTGGATTCGTCGCCTCGGCAAAGGCGGGCAAGGCGTTGTTTATTTGAGCGAACGCCGGGGAGCCGATCAGTTCACCCTTCCGATCGCCGTCAAAGTCTTTTCGCCGGCACGCTACGAGTCGAGCCGAAGTTACGAAGATGCAATGGAGCGAATCGCTAAAGTTGCAGCTCGTGTGGCTCAGATCCAACAAGACAACCTGCTTGATGTCCACAACTTTATCGATCGTAACCGCATCCGCATGATGGTGATGGAATGGGTTGACGGTTACGATCTGCGACAATTGTTGCAGAACGAGCGCGTGGAACGAGTAAGAGAACGAGTTAGCAACCGTCGATGGGAATACATCAACCGTGTGGTAATTTCCCCCGGGCCTGAGCAGCCTCGCATCCGCCCAGGCGTAGCGGTGGCTGTATTGCGCGATTGTTTAGTAGCACTTGCCGCCCTCCATCGTGAGGGAATCGTTCACGGCGATATCAAGCCAGCCAACATCATGCTCAAATGCACCGGTAACGCGAAGATCGTGGATATCGGCTCCGCGTTTCATGTTTTGGATCCACCGCCACTACGAACCTGCACTCCGAAATACGCTGCTCCGGAAGTACTAGAGGGTAGCGAGTGCACACCCCGAAGTGACTTGGCGAGTATTGGCTATGTTCTAATCGAGATGTTGTCGGGCAAACCAATTTTTGGTGGTTTGACAGCCTACAAAGATTTGCTCGAAGCCAAACGAATCCTTCCCAAACATCTCGACTCAATTCTTCCTGAAGAAGTCACGGTCAATGAGCTTTTAATGAATTTTTGCCGAGGGCTGATTGCACCTGATCCGATGCGTCGTTTCCCCAGTGCCGAGGCGGCTGATTTGGTCAAAGAAGGCGCAGCCGCCTTCCACCGTCAACTGGTGCTGATGAATCTTGCAGCGGAATACGAAAATGAAATCCGGCTTTGGATTGAAGAACTAAAAGAGATGGACGGACTGGCGGACAATCGTTAA
- a CDS encoding LD-carboxypeptidase, which produces MRTTTILYVQLKEATCGYDKKRVGWWHDLVCCVLVVIHAEIMERAVPVFRAVGLLFVLGFSSGFVLAEEPSKPVRPPGLQQGDTIMLVAPSGSISDERIEMAKEQLLALGYRIRVQDDATNEYGYLAGDDARRAAELMSAFRQPDVAAVFPMKGGYGATRILDRLDYEVIRQNPKILVGYSDITALHLALAAKANLVTFHSPNGSTGFAPETGMNDYAAKYFWRSILADQNGESSSPIIYESPAGSTPIGAMRPGMAQGRLTGGNLTLISSLMGTSYEIQTTGRVVFLEDVGEAPYRIDRYLSQLKLAGKLRDPAAVILGQFTDCDADAGLSLQQVFKDYFGDVPYPVITNFPAGHVSSNATLPMGTRVEVDADQRRVTVLQNPVSSRRVAAGAKR; this is translated from the coding sequence ATGCGGACGACAACAATTTTGTACGTTCAATTGAAAGAAGCGACCTGCGGCTACGATAAGAAGCGAGTAGGATGGTGGCACGATCTCGTTTGTTGCGTCCTGGTGGTCATTCACGCTGAGATAATGGAGAGGGCTGTGCCTGTGTTCCGTGCGGTCGGATTGCTTTTTGTACTAGGATTTTCCTCCGGATTTGTTTTGGCTGAAGAGCCGTCAAAACCTGTACGTCCGCCCGGCTTGCAGCAGGGCGACACAATCATGCTGGTAGCGCCGTCGGGATCGATTTCTGACGAACGAATAGAGATGGCGAAAGAACAATTGCTGGCTTTGGGGTATCGAATACGCGTGCAAGATGATGCGACCAACGAGTACGGTTATCTTGCCGGAGATGACGCACGCCGCGCGGCGGAATTGATGTCCGCGTTTCGGCAGCCCGACGTTGCAGCCGTTTTTCCGATGAAGGGTGGCTATGGAGCAACGCGGATTTTGGATCGACTGGATTACGAAGTAATTCGCCAGAATCCGAAAATCTTGGTTGGATACAGCGATATTACCGCTCTGCATTTGGCGTTAGCCGCGAAAGCGAATCTGGTTACCTTTCATTCGCCGAACGGCAGCACCGGATTCGCACCGGAAACGGGTATGAATGATTACGCTGCAAAGTATTTTTGGCGTTCGATTCTTGCCGATCAGAATGGTGAGAGTTCGTCGCCTATCATTTACGAGTCTCCCGCCGGTTCGACACCGATTGGGGCGATGCGACCGGGGATGGCGCAGGGGCGGTTGACCGGTGGGAATTTGACTCTAATTTCGTCGCTCATGGGTACGTCGTATGAAATTCAAACGACGGGACGAGTCGTTTTCCTTGAAGATGTCGGGGAAGCTCCTTACCGTATTGATCGCTATCTCAGCCAACTGAAACTGGCAGGAAAACTACGAGATCCGGCGGCCGTTATACTCGGGCAATTTACCGATTGTGATGCCGACGCGGGTTTGAGCCTCCAGCAAGTGTTCAAAGATTATTTTGGCGACGTGCCCTACCCGGTAATTACCAACTTTCCAGCGGGGCACGTGTCGTCGAATGCGACTTTGCCAATGGGAACGCGTGTGGAAGTTGATGCCGATCAACGACGGGTCACGGTGCTGCAGAACCCTGTTTCGTCGCGGCGCGTTGCCGCGGGGGCGAAGCGTTAA
- the queG gene encoding tRNA epoxyqueuosine(34) reductase QueG, which translates to MNLTAELKQEARRLGFDQIGVCPAVTPTGIHRFYEWLAAGYSGEMKYIGERAKAYEHPQHVLDGVRSLVMLTMNYRTSPAPTAEPLTGQVSRYAWGSRDYHDTIHARLKKLVAFLGETAPAAKARGVVDTAPLLERDFARLAGLGWIGKHTLLIHPERGSWFFLAALLTDIELEYDVPFTLDHCGTCRACLDACPTQAFPQPYVLDATRCISYLTIELRESIPSSLRNLIGNWAFGCDVCQEVCPWNRHSQLSTETDFTPRSDLRPLNLPGLFALNDETFRELFRKTPLWRSKRKGLLRNAAIVLGNQRDEQAVDALALGLQDIEPIVRATCAWALGQVGTPAALNALRKRSADADSSVQAEIKQALDQSE; encoded by the coding sequence ATGAATTTGACTGCCGAGTTAAAACAAGAAGCCCGACGCTTGGGTTTTGACCAGATCGGCGTCTGCCCGGCGGTGACTCCGACGGGTATTCATCGCTTTTACGAATGGTTGGCCGCCGGTTATTCCGGAGAGATGAAATACATCGGCGAGCGTGCTAAAGCCTATGAACACCCGCAACACGTTCTCGATGGGGTTCGCAGTTTAGTCATGTTGACAATGAACTACCGCACCTCCCCAGCTCCGACGGCGGAGCCGTTGACGGGTCAAGTTTCTCGTTATGCTTGGGGGAGTCGGGATTACCACGACACCATTCATGCACGTCTCAAAAAGTTAGTCGCGTTTTTGGGCGAAACAGCACCCGCAGCGAAAGCCCGAGGCGTGGTCGACACAGCCCCGTTACTGGAACGAGACTTCGCACGATTGGCAGGACTGGGCTGGATTGGCAAGCACACCCTCCTGATTCATCCCGAGCGTGGTAGCTGGTTTTTTCTGGCAGCTTTACTGACGGATATCGAATTGGAGTACGATGTGCCCTTCACCCTCGATCACTGCGGAACATGTCGAGCTTGTCTTGACGCATGTCCCACGCAAGCGTTTCCTCAGCCCTACGTCCTGGATGCAACGCGCTGCATCAGCTATCTGACCATCGAGTTACGCGAATCGATTCCAAGCTCACTTCGCAACTTAATCGGCAACTGGGCGTTCGGCTGTGATGTTTGCCAGGAAGTCTGTCCTTGGAATCGCCATTCCCAGTTGTCGACAGAAACCGACTTCACACCTCGCTCTGATCTTCGCCCGCTTAACTTGCCCGGTTTGTTCGCGCTGAACGATGAAACTTTTCGGGAACTCTTTCGCAAGACACCGCTCTGGCGATCCAAGCGGAAGGGTCTGCTGCGAAACGCCGCCATTGTGCTGGGAAATCAACGAGACGAGCAAGCCGTTGATGCACTTGCCTTGGGTTTACAAGACATTGAGCCGATCGTTCGGGCCACCTGTGCCTGGGCACTTGGACAAGTGGGCACGCCAGCGGCACTCAACGCGTTAAGAAAAAGATCAGCAGACGCGGACAGCAGCGTCCAAGCAGAGATCAAGCAAGCATTAGATCAATCAGAATAG
- a CDS encoding tRNA-dihydrouridine synthase, translating into MALKDLSLGSVAVGFPVVQAALSGYSDAPMRVIARRLGASYTLCEVMLDQFLVAVKARKKNRHFLYVWDEEHPVGGQLMGAEPEQFSAGAVKLVEAGFDVIDINFGCPVKKVLGRCRGGFHLGQPAVALEIIRRTREVVPDQIPVTVKMRRGIDDSTESRDHFFEILDGAFQAGVSAVTVHGRTVKQRYIGPSRWEFLAEVKQHVGTHKILGSGDLFTAQDCLDMIRQTGVDGVTVARGAIGNPWIFQQARALAAGRPLTPPPSIHHQRDVIREHFRLAEHVYGSRCGPQMRKFGIKYSALHPQSHELREAFVRVRCPEDWEAVLDQWYQEDGPGRYPDPAIHRVQSECG; encoded by the coding sequence ATGGCCCTCAAAGATCTGTCGCTCGGATCGGTTGCGGTTGGGTTTCCGGTTGTGCAAGCCGCGCTATCCGGCTACAGCGATGCTCCCATGCGGGTGATTGCGCGAAGGTTGGGTGCGTCTTACACCTTGTGTGAAGTGATGCTCGACCAGTTTCTCGTGGCGGTCAAAGCCCGGAAGAAAAATCGACATTTCCTCTATGTCTGGGATGAGGAGCATCCGGTTGGTGGTCAATTAATGGGGGCGGAGCCGGAGCAGTTTTCGGCGGGAGCGGTGAAGCTGGTCGAAGCCGGATTTGATGTGATCGATATCAATTTTGGTTGTCCTGTCAAAAAGGTGTTGGGACGATGCCGCGGCGGTTTTCACTTGGGACAACCTGCTGTTGCACTTGAGATTATTCGTCGTACACGGGAAGTGGTGCCCGATCAGATTCCGGTCACAGTCAAAATGCGGCGAGGAATTGACGATTCGACAGAAAGTCGAGATCACTTTTTCGAAATCCTTGACGGTGCGTTTCAGGCGGGAGTGAGCGCTGTTACGGTCCACGGTCGCACCGTGAAGCAGCGTTACATCGGTCCGAGCCGTTGGGAATTCCTGGCAGAGGTGAAGCAGCATGTGGGCACCCATAAGATCTTGGGAAGTGGGGATCTGTTCACCGCCCAGGATTGCCTCGATATGATTCGCCAAACAGGAGTTGATGGGGTGACGGTCGCACGTGGGGCGATCGGTAATCCCTGGATTTTCCAGCAAGCCAGAGCGTTGGCAGCCGGGCGACCGTTAACGCCTCCGCCGTCAATTCATCATCAGCGCGATGTGATTCGTGAACATTTCCGCTTGGCCGAGCATGTCTATGGCTCGCGTTGTGGACCGCAGATGCGCAAGTTTGGTATCAAGTACTCCGCTCTACACCCGCAGTCCCACGAGCTGCGGGAAGCGTTTGTCCGCGTTCGTTGTCCGGAGGATTGGGAGGCGGTACTGGACCAATGGTATCAAGAGGACGGTCCCGGGCGGTATCCTGATCCGGCGATCCATCGGGTTCAAAGCGAATGCGGATAA
- a CDS encoding DUF2726 domain-containing protein — MIDLVMQNWQIFALAAGLIFTLLIVRLLNGESYCPYEPRESLLTRNEQKFYFALREVVQEEYPIFAMVRIADLLRVKQGEPKRQSWQNRINAKHIDFVLCDAGSLEPVLAIEVDDRSHQRADRRKRDEFVNDAFEAADLPLMRIKAQASYPTGDVRAQLKSAGLSLQARAEPAIKRRRIRRRRSDANI; from the coding sequence ATGATTGACCTGGTAATGCAAAACTGGCAGATCTTCGCGTTGGCAGCGGGGCTGATCTTTACGCTGCTGATTGTTCGCTTGCTGAACGGTGAGTCTTACTGCCCGTATGAGCCGCGAGAATCGCTACTCACTCGCAACGAACAAAAGTTTTATTTCGCCTTGCGAGAAGTCGTGCAAGAAGAATATCCCATTTTCGCCATGGTCCGGATCGCAGATCTGCTACGAGTCAAGCAAGGTGAACCCAAACGGCAGAGTTGGCAAAATCGCATCAACGCCAAACACATTGACTTTGTCTTGTGCGACGCAGGTTCCTTGGAACCCGTATTGGCCATTGAAGTCGACGACCGCTCTCATCAGCGAGCCGATCGACGCAAACGGGACGAATTTGTCAATGACGCTTTCGAGGCTGCCGACTTACCGCTGATGCGGATCAAAGCTCAAGCCAGCTATCCAACGGGGGACGTGCGGGCCCAGCTAAAATCAGCAGGACTTTCATTGCAGGCGAGGGCAGAGCCCGCGATTAAGCGGCGACGAATTCGACGACGGCGCAGCGACGCCAACATTTAG